One region of Corvus moneduloides isolate bCorMon1 chromosome 1, bCorMon1.pri, whole genome shotgun sequence genomic DNA includes:
- the GFOD1 gene encoding glucose-fructose oxidoreductase domain-containing protein 1 isoform X2 encodes MMTAAHYYPKLMSIMGNVLRFLPAFVKMKQLIQEGYVGELLVCEVQVHSGSLLGKKYNWSCDDLMGGGGLHSVGTYIIDLLTFLTSQKAVKVHGLLKTFVKQTDHIKGIRQITSDDFCTFQMVLEGGVCCTVTLNFNIPGEFKQDIIVVGSAGRLIVIGTDLYGQSNSSPQRELLLKDSTPVSNSLLPEKAFSDIPSPYLRGTIKMVQAVRQAFEDQDDRRTWDGRPLTMAATFDDCLYALCVVDTIKKSNQLGEWQNISIMTEEPELSPAYLISEAMRKSRMSLYC; translated from the coding sequence ATGATGACTGCGGCTCATTATTACCCAAAGCTCATGAGTATCATGGGGAATGTTTTGCGCTTCCTGCCTGCTTTCGTGAAGATGAAGCAGCTGATCCAGGAGGGTTACGTcggggagctgctggtgtgCGAGGTGCAGGTGCACAGCGGGAGCCTGCTGGGCAAGAAGTACAACTGGAGCTGTGATGACCTGATGGGAGGCGGGGGCTTGCACTCGGTCGGCACCTACATCATCGACCTGCTGACCTTCCTCACCAGCCAGAAGGCCGTGAAGGTGCACGGGTTGCTCAAGACCTTCGTGAAGCAGACGGACCACATCAAGGGCATCCGGCAGATCACCAGCGACGACTTCTGTACGTTTCAGATGGTCCTGGAAGGGGGTGTGTGCTGCACGGTGACGCTCAACTTCAACATCCCGGGGGAGTTCAAACAGGACATCATCGTGGTGGGCTCGGCGGGACGGCTGATTGTGATAGGTACTGATCTCTATGGACAGAGCAACAGCTCTCCTCAGCGGGAGCTCCTGCTGAAGGACTCCACGCCAGTCAGCAACTCCTTGCTTCCAGAGAAAGCCTTCAGTGACATCCCGTCCCCCTACCTGCGGGGCACCATTAAGATGGTCCAGGCTGTCCGGCAGGCCTTTGAGGACCAGGATGACAGGAGGACCTGGGACGGGAGGCCCCTTACGATGGCTGCCACTTTTGATGACTGTCTGTATGCCCTGTGTGTGGTGGACACCATTAAAAAGTCAAACCAGCTGGGGGAGTGGCAGAACATTTCAATCATGACTGAGGAGCCAGAACTGAGCCCGGCATACTTGATCAGCGAAGCCATGCGGAAGAGCAGGATGTCTCTGTACTGCTAG